The bacterium genome has a window encoding:
- a CDS encoding cytochrome c family protein translates to MKKNVAMSMLLGIFLFGLATAAFAAPEIIGAPKCKMCHGAKTGDQWGKWEAGPHAGAFATLGTDAAKKIAADKGLGDPQAEPACLKCHTTQHFLGADVGVDAKGKYELTEGVGCEACHGAGSEYKSKKVMEDHEASIAAGLNMPGSAEFCSKCHNEESPTFKAFNYDERVAKIAHPVPAK, encoded by the coding sequence ATGAAGAAGAACGTTGCCATGTCCATGCTGCTGGGCATTTTCCTGTTCGGCCTCGCCACCGCTGCCTTCGCCGCGCCCGAGATCATCGGCGCGCCGAAGTGCAAGATGTGCCATGGCGCGAAGACGGGTGACCAGTGGGGCAAGTGGGAAGCCGGGCCGCACGCGGGCGCCTTCGCCACGCTCGGCACCGACGCCGCCAAGAAGATCGCCGCCGACAAGGGTCTGGGCGATCCCCAGGCCGAGCCCGCCTGCCTGAAGTGCCACACCACGCAGCACTTCCTGGGCGCCGACGTCGGCGTCGACGCCAAGGGCAAGTACGAACTGACCGAGGGCGTGGGCTGCGAGGCCTGCCATGGCGCCGGTTCCGAGTACAAGAGCAAGAAGGTCATGGAAGACCACGAGGCGAGCATCGCCGCGGGTCTGAACATGCCGGGCAGCGCCGAGTTCTGCTCCAAGTGCCACAACGAGGAGAGCCCGACCTTCAAGGCCTTCAACTACGACGAGCGCGTCGCGAAGATCGCGCACCCGGTGCCCGCGAAGTAA
- a CDS encoding D-alanyl-D-alanine carboxypeptidase has product MRKMELLFAIGLLLLPAAPASAQTDATDDFPARIEGDFQSAIVVDAATGLVLVETDPDVRRPPASMLKMMTELLVLERIEEGDLKLDEPVNVSAKASKMGGSQVYLKHGEVFPVQELLKALAIHSANDAAVALAEHLAGSTDAFVDLMNIRARELGMTNTEFHSVHGLPPGWKQESDITSARDMALLARELVQHPLALEWSSTATAPFRDGEFTLYNPNKLVGKYRGLDGLKTGYTGAAGWCVTATAVQKGRRLISVVMGCPSDRDRANETTRLLSFAFNLFKDVPVFTTAGEPLAEPVKVTGGKQSEVPVTYGESLQVSVPRSRADALELEVRLPENVAAPLAAGAEVGRAVVRLDGVELGSVPIVTLAPVEKGNWIHRLMNR; this is encoded by the coding sequence ATGCGCAAGATGGAGCTCCTGTTCGCAATCGGCCTGCTGCTGCTGCCGGCCGCCCCGGCGTCCGCCCAGACCGACGCCACCGACGACTTCCCCGCCCGCATCGAGGGCGATTTCCAGTCCGCCATCGTGGTCGATGCGGCCACCGGCCTCGTGCTGGTCGAGACCGATCCGGACGTGCGCCGCCCGCCCGCGTCCATGCTCAAGATGATGACCGAACTGCTGGTGCTCGAGCGAATCGAGGAGGGTGACCTGAAGCTCGACGAGCCCGTCAATGTCTCGGCCAAGGCCAGCAAGATGGGGGGCTCCCAGGTCTACCTCAAACACGGCGAGGTCTTCCCGGTCCAGGAACTGCTCAAGGCCCTGGCCATCCATTCGGCCAACGACGCCGCGGTGGCCCTGGCCGAACATCTCGCCGGGTCCACCGACGCCTTCGTCGACCTGATGAACATCCGGGCCCGCGAACTCGGCATGACGAACACCGAGTTCCACTCGGTCCACGGCCTGCCGCCGGGCTGGAAGCAGGAATCGGACATCACCTCGGCCCGCGACATGGCGCTGCTGGCGCGTGAACTGGTGCAGCATCCGCTGGCGCTGGAGTGGTCGTCGACGGCCACGGCGCCGTTCCGCGACGGCGAGTTCACTCTCTACAACCCCAACAAGCTCGTCGGCAAGTACCGCGGCCTCGACGGCCTGAAGACGGGCTACACCGGCGCCGCCGGCTGGTGCGTGACGGCCACCGCCGTGCAGAAGGGGCGCCGCCTGATCTCCGTGGTCATGGGCTGCCCGTCCGACCGGGACCGCGCCAACGAGACCACGCGCCTGCTCTCCTTCGCCTTCAACCTGTTCAAGGACGTTCCCGTGTTCACCACGGCCGGCGAGCCGCTGGCCGAGCCGGTCAAGGTGACGGGGGGCAAGCAGTCCGAGGTCCCGGTCACCTACGGCGAGTCCCTCCAGGTGAGCGTGCCCCGCTCGCGGGCCGACGCACTGGAACTCGAGGTGCGCCTGCCGGAGAACGTGGCGGCGCCGCTGGCCGCCGGGGCCGAGGTCGGACGCGCCGTCGTGCGCCTCGACGGGGTCGAACTGGGCAGTGTGCCCATCGTCACCCTCGCCCCGGTCGAAAAAGGGAATTGGATCCATCGTCTCATGAACAGGTAG
- a CDS encoding SAM-dependent methyltransferase → MTTSAPDGPLGASFRDPAGFLFRRDGRLYRQVNASAAADLALLHGSGLYDELVGDGLLIPHADADVALAPAPGAVRVIAPEIVPFISHPYEWSFGQLRDAALLTLRVQRRALAHGLSLKDASAYNVQFHRGRPVFIDTLSFTAYPEARPWAAYRQFCQHFLAPLALMAYRDVRLGALLRTHLDGVPLDLATKLLPWRTRLRPGLLMHLHLHARSQARYADSHGDANSRRAQAARVSRGNLEGILDSLRGTVKALRWTPGGTEWGEYYDDTNYTEASREAKRALVGGMLADTDAAVVWDLGANDGTFSRVATGQGRLTVAADVDPSAVEKNWRRCRRGAEPLLLPLVMDLTNPSPDLGWAHAERDGLLARGPADAVLALALIHHLALSNNVPLDRCAAFFARAGRHLILEFVPKEDTQARRLLATREDIFPAYHTEGLEAAFAPLFDLRRREPVPGTTRTLYHFVRR, encoded by the coding sequence ATGACGACTAGCGCGCCGGACGGACCCCTCGGCGCCTCGTTCCGCGACCCCGCGGGATTCCTCTTCCGCCGCGACGGCCGCCTGTACCGCCAGGTGAATGCGTCCGCCGCCGCGGATCTCGCCCTCCTGCACGGAAGCGGCCTCTACGACGAGCTGGTCGGCGACGGGCTGCTGATTCCCCACGCCGACGCCGACGTGGCGCTGGCCCCGGCCCCGGGAGCGGTGCGGGTGATCGCACCGGAGATCGTGCCCTTCATCAGCCATCCGTACGAGTGGAGCTTCGGCCAGCTGCGCGATGCGGCGCTGCTGACCCTGCGCGTGCAGCGGCGGGCCCTCGCCCACGGCCTGAGCCTGAAGGACGCCAGCGCCTACAACGTGCAGTTCCACCGGGGGCGTCCGGTGTTCATCGACACGCTGAGCTTCACCGCCTATCCGGAGGCGCGCCCCTGGGCCGCCTACCGCCAGTTCTGCCAGCACTTCCTGGCGCCGCTGGCGCTCATGGCCTACCGCGACGTGCGGCTGGGCGCGCTGCTGCGCACCCATCTGGACGGGGTGCCGCTCGACCTCGCGACGAAGCTGCTGCCCTGGCGCACGCGGCTGCGACCGGGCCTGCTCATGCACCTGCACCTGCACGCCCGCAGCCAGGCGCGCTACGCCGACAGCCACGGCGACGCCAACAGCCGGCGGGCCCAGGCGGCGCGGGTCAGCCGGGGCAACCTCGAGGGGATCCTGGACAGCCTGCGGGGGACGGTGAAGGCCCTGCGCTGGACGCCGGGCGGCACCGAGTGGGGCGAGTACTACGACGACACGAACTACACCGAAGCGAGCCGCGAGGCCAAACGCGCCCTGGTGGGCGGGATGCTCGCCGACACGGACGCCGCCGTGGTGTGGGATCTCGGCGCCAACGACGGCACGTTCAGCCGCGTCGCCACGGGGCAGGGCCGCCTGACGGTGGCGGCGGACGTCGATCCGTCGGCGGTGGAGAAGAACTGGCGGCGCTGCCGGCGCGGGGCCGAGCCCCTGCTGCTGCCGCTGGTGATGGACCTGACGAACCCCAGTCCGGACCTGGGCTGGGCCCACGCCGAACGCGACGGCCTGCTGGCGCGTGGTCCGGCCGACGCCGTGCTGGCGCTGGCGCTGATCCACCACCTGGCCCTCAGCAACAACGTGCCCCTGGACCGCTGCGCAGCGTTCTTCGCCCGCGCCGGGCGCCACCTGATCCTGGAGTTCGTGCCCAAGGAGGACACCCAGGCCCGGCGGCTGCTCGCCACCCGCGAGGACATCTTCCCCGCCTACCACACCGAGGGTCTGGAGGCGGCCTTCGCGCCGCTGTTCGATCTCCGGCGGCGCGAGCCGGTGCCCGGCACCACGCGCACCCTCTACCACTTCGTCCGGCGCTAG
- the trpB gene encoding tryptophan synthase subunit beta: MSEAQLPPLNAVPDQDGFFGPYGGRFVPEPLVAPLEELTAAFRRFSADPDFVAELDREFRTYSGRPTPLYHAERLSAHLGATVLLKREDLNHLGAHKLNNCLGQALLARHMGKKKIIAETGAGQHGVATAAVAARLGLECDVYMGEEDMRRQKPNVTRIQLMGARVVPATSGDKTLSNAVDEAIAAWVAEADTAFYLLGSVVGPHPYPEMVRHFQSVIGREAREQVLAQHGRLPDLITACAGGGSNAIGLFHAFLGDASVRIVGVEAGGSGTDTNRHAATLTTGAPAVIHGMNTYCIPAGTVAAGGNHCIAAGLDYPGIGPEHAYLKDLGRVQYAAVTDKEVMQAFEILCQLEGILPALESAHALAWLEQTRAELRPDQLIIVNLSGRGDKDMDELIRRRNQALGDEAGPPTRLFC, translated from the coding sequence ATGTCCGAAGCGCAATTGCCCCCCCTGAACGCCGTGCCCGACCAGGACGGCTTCTTCGGCCCCTATGGCGGCCGCTTCGTGCCCGAGCCCCTGGTGGCGCCCCTCGAGGAGCTCACGGCCGCCTTCCGGCGCTTCAGCGCCGACCCGGATTTCGTGGCCGAACTGGACCGCGAGTTCCGCACCTACTCGGGCCGACCCACGCCGCTCTACCACGCCGAGCGCCTCAGCGCGCACCTCGGCGCGACGGTCCTGCTCAAGCGCGAGGACCTCAATCACCTCGGCGCCCACAAGCTGAACAACTGCCTGGGCCAGGCCCTGCTCGCGCGGCACATGGGCAAGAAGAAGATCATCGCCGAGACGGGGGCGGGGCAGCACGGCGTGGCCACGGCCGCCGTGGCGGCGCGCCTCGGCCTGGAGTGCGACGTCTACATGGGCGAGGAGGACATGCGCCGCCAGAAGCCCAACGTCACGCGCATCCAGCTGATGGGCGCCCGCGTGGTGCCCGCCACCAGCGGCGACAAGACCCTCAGCAACGCCGTCGACGAGGCCATCGCCGCCTGGGTGGCCGAGGCCGACACGGCCTTCTACCTGCTGGGCTCGGTGGTGGGCCCGCATCCCTACCCCGAGATGGTGCGCCACTTCCAGTCGGTCATCGGGCGCGAGGCGCGCGAGCAGGTGCTGGCCCAGCACGGCCGCCTGCCCGACCTCATCACGGCCTGCGCCGGCGGCGGCAGCAACGCCATCGGCCTCTTCCACGCCTTCCTCGGCGACGCGTCGGTGCGCATCGTCGGCGTCGAGGCCGGCGGCAGCGGCACCGACACCAACCGCCACGCCGCGACCCTGACCACCGGCGCGCCCGCGGTCATCCACGGCATGAACACCTACTGCATCCCCGCGGGTACGGTGGCCGCCGGCGGCAACCACTGCATCGCGGCCGGCCTCGACTACCCGGGCATCGGGCCCGAGCACGCCTACCTGAAGGATCTCGGCCGGGTGCAGTACGCGGCGGTGACGGACAAGGAGGTCATGCAGGCCTTCGAGATCCTCTGCCAGCTCGAGGGGATCCTGCCGGCCCTCGAGAGCGCCCACGCCCTGGCCTGGCTCGAGCAGACCCGCGCCGAACTGCGGCCCGACCAGCTGATCATCGTGAACCTGTCCGGGCGCGGCGACAAGGACATGGACGAGCTCATCCGGCGCCGCAACCAGGCCCTGGGCGACGAGGCGGGACCGCCGACGCGGCTGTTCTGCTGA